A genomic stretch from Pirellulaceae bacterium includes:
- a CDS encoding PDZ domain-containing protein, translated as MPWSSIKQFQTPPLLIAIMLLATVSVVTAEDTEAPLPQPLSKEQLTMPAPISYWIGVRCTNTGTPNNLKVIVADVIPKAPAATAGIVSGDEIVSVDATPLASVEQLGRLVERSNGKRLSVQIRRKETLINVQLKPTNRTSINYTIPSGMNSEEMASWIEKQASSGFGPGINLRFMNPGIVLPTPKPEFPLGIEFRISRVGTRTQIAVRKGGNEWIVTPESIDTLPPETQRWATQLQHLASGQHAFIHSMPTGLNFLLPPPQRDRKGDTTSTDLEAENKKLAGDIRAMNQRMERLQQIIRTLQSQQTDSNN; from the coding sequence ATGCCTTGGTCATCCATTAAGCAATTTCAGACGCCCCCGCTGCTAATTGCCATCATGCTCCTAGCTACCGTCTCAGTAGTGACAGCTGAGGATACCGAGGCTCCGTTACCACAGCCTCTCTCAAAAGAACAACTCACCATGCCGGCACCAATCTCGTACTGGATCGGTGTGCGCTGCACCAACACGGGTACTCCCAACAATCTCAAAGTAATTGTGGCTGATGTGATACCCAAAGCGCCCGCTGCGACCGCTGGCATTGTTTCGGGAGATGAAATCGTATCCGTCGATGCGACACCGTTGGCCTCGGTCGAGCAATTGGGACGGCTGGTCGAGCGCAGCAACGGCAAGCGACTTTCTGTGCAAATCCGTCGAAAAGAGACACTCATCAATGTTCAGCTAAAGCCGACGAACCGCACCTCAATTAACTACACAATCCCGTCCGGTATGAACTCCGAGGAAATGGCGAGTTGGATCGAGAAGCAAGCGAGTAGCGGTTTTGGCCCCGGGATCAATCTGAGATTCATGAATCCAGGCATCGTACTACCAACGCCAAAACCTGAATTCCCCTTAGGCATTGAATTCCGAATCAGCCGCGTTGGAACTCGAACTCAAATCGCAGTGCGAAAAGGTGGCAATGAGTGGATCGTCACACCCGAGTCAATTGACACGCTACCGCCAGAAACACAGAGATGGGCGACTCAGCTTCAACACTTGGCATCCGGCCAGCACGCTTTCATCCACTCCATGCCCACCGGACTGAACTTTCTACTACCGCCGCCCCAACGTGATCGGAAAGGTGACACAACGAGTACCGATCTAGAAGCCGAGAATAAGAAACTGGCCGGAGACATCCGAGCCATGAATCAACGGATGGAGCGACTGCAGCAAATCATTCGAACGCTGCAGTCTCAGCAAACGGATTCCAACAATTGA
- a CDS encoding sigma-70 family RNA polymerase sigma factor has translation MTGSQKNRNSNVAADVKIDWQQELTEHQRWLRTVIMARCGEAQAIDEIYQEVASAAIEQKSPLSDPSKAGAWLYQLAVRQSLMYRRKQGRRRKLERNYAERGISLTEHRQPNNPLHWLLADERRQMVRDALDQLHPRDAELLLLKYTENWSYKEISEHLTMTTSAVESRLHRARKRMRQVLTSAKVTEV, from the coding sequence ATGACTGGTTCCCAGAAAAACCGCAATTCGAACGTCGCTGCCGACGTAAAAATTGATTGGCAACAGGAACTTACCGAGCACCAACGATGGTTGCGCACGGTGATTATGGCCCGGTGTGGCGAGGCCCAAGCGATCGACGAGATCTACCAAGAGGTCGCCTCCGCCGCCATCGAGCAAAAATCACCCTTATCAGACCCCTCCAAAGCAGGGGCCTGGCTCTATCAGTTGGCCGTTCGGCAATCGTTGATGTACCGGCGAAAACAGGGACGTCGTCGGAAGCTGGAACGAAATTATGCCGAGCGTGGGATATCGCTAACTGAGCACCGCCAACCCAACAACCCGCTCCACTGGCTGTTGGCCGATGAAAGAAGACAAATGGTGCGCGACGCGTTAGACCAATTACACCCACGCGACGCCGAACTACTTTTGTTGAAGTACACAGAGAATTGGAGCTATAAGGAAATCTCCGAGCATTTGACCATGACAACGAGTGCAGTGGAATCGCGACTGCACCGAGCCCGAAAACGCATGCGTCAGGTATTGACCAGTGCGAAGGTTACTGAGGTGTAA
- a CDS encoding AAA family ATPase, translating into MNAFSVAQQIQTPPTTNADLKDRSGSRQKTDEPMFEAHFNLQRQPFASAPNPEHYFPAATIENARESLVRLIERENGPAIVVGPVGIGKTLLSQLISESFRHRCRVVRLPNARLASRLALLQMMLYELGLPYRDLDECEARLAVIDHVTNRDACPHGIVLVVDEAENLSMALLDELRTMTNLTSDGRTLIHLTLFGNRRLEEKFAHPRLESFNQRLAGRFYLEALTPEEVKQYVHQQILESGGEPASIFSDDAIQSISQATEGIPRLINQLCGHALFLGAINDLSRLDCHHISDAWADLQQLPAPSHSGFQSSDSEPLPNIVEFGQLDDSLNTFSEEDSCSTSAKAFEVQTEMTLPEEAETLPEEEAETLPEVEEVVPSISSDTNWDPQTDDTQMDLKPIGRPEIELIFHDAPTTIDPFNEPFEEEELVVDDYLMPSILAEQHRPVSCDESLEIAEHLSQKLRQAIPTATIDSKPNDPENDRQDDDLENSDPEIISFALPSVRDFEAEPETDAFAGDVEVLIEPEPTGSAPANFMSEFDHPVSAHNFEANRKPTEATNWPKLENSEDDDSPSPETTSLAAPSPTEQNSDIGQESTKTDRDGYRNLFTRLRLAQR; encoded by the coding sequence GTGAATGCATTTTCAGTTGCCCAGCAGATCCAAACTCCACCAACGACAAACGCCGATTTGAAGGACCGATCGGGTTCCAGGCAGAAAACAGATGAACCGATGTTTGAAGCGCATTTCAATCTGCAACGACAACCGTTTGCGAGCGCTCCCAATCCAGAACATTACTTTCCAGCCGCGACCATCGAGAACGCTCGCGAGTCGTTAGTGCGATTAATCGAGCGGGAGAATGGGCCAGCAATCGTCGTTGGCCCCGTCGGAATCGGAAAGACACTGTTGAGTCAACTGATCTCCGAATCTTTTCGACATCGGTGTCGGGTTGTGCGACTGCCGAACGCTCGCTTAGCTTCCCGCCTCGCGCTGCTACAGATGATGCTCTACGAACTAGGCTTGCCTTATCGCGACCTGGATGAGTGCGAAGCGAGACTGGCTGTAATCGATCATGTTACGAATCGAGATGCCTGCCCTCACGGCATCGTATTAGTAGTCGATGAGGCAGAAAATCTCAGCATGGCCTTGCTCGATGAATTGCGGACGATGACCAATCTAACGTCAGACGGTCGAACGCTAATTCACCTGACCTTGTTCGGCAATCGACGATTGGAGGAAAAGTTCGCTCATCCGCGACTCGAATCGTTCAACCAACGGCTCGCCGGTCGCTTTTACCTGGAAGCGTTGACTCCAGAAGAAGTGAAGCAATACGTTCACCAACAGATTCTCGAGAGCGGTGGTGAGCCCGCCAGTATTTTCTCGGATGATGCGATCCAATCCATCAGCCAAGCGACAGAGGGCATCCCCAGGCTTATTAATCAACTGTGCGGCCATGCCTTGTTTTTGGGTGCGATCAACGATTTGAGCCGCCTTGATTGTCATCACATATCGGATGCCTGGGCGGACCTACAGCAACTACCAGCACCCAGCCATTCAGGATTCCAATCCTCAGATTCTGAACCGCTACCAAACATCGTCGAGTTCGGCCAACTGGATGATTCCCTCAACACATTCTCCGAGGAAGATAGTTGCAGCACCTCAGCAAAAGCATTTGAAGTGCAAACGGAAATGACGTTGCCGGAAGAAGCCGAAACGTTGCCGGAAGAAGAAGCCGAAACGTTGCCGGAAGTCGAAGAAGTTGTCCCTTCAATTTCATCCGATACAAATTGGGATCCGCAAACCGACGATACGCAAATGGACCTCAAGCCGATCGGCCGTCCCGAGATTGAATTGATCTTCCATGACGCCCCCACAACTATCGATCCATTCAATGAGCCCTTCGAGGAAGAGGAACTGGTCGTCGATGACTACCTGATGCCCAGCATTCTCGCTGAACAACATCGCCCCGTTAGCTGCGATGAGAGTCTTGAGATTGCCGAACATTTGAGCCAAAAACTGCGTCAAGCGATTCCAACCGCGACGATTGATTCTAAACCCAACGATCCCGAAAACGATCGACAAGATGATGATCTGGAAAACAGCGATCCCGAAATTATCTCCTTTGCTTTGCCGTCGGTACGTGACTTCGAAGCCGAACCAGAGACAGACGCGTTCGCAGGCGATGTCGAGGTGCTGATCGAACCGGAACCGACCGGTAGTGCCCCAGCAAACTTCATGAGCGAATTCGATCATCCCGTATCAGCACACAACTTCGAGGCCAATCGCAAACCCACCGAAGCGACAAACTGGCCGAAATTGGAAAACTCAGAAGACGACGACAGTCCATCTCCAGAAACCACATCGCTTGCGGCACCATCCCCAACAGAACAAAACTCTGACATCGGTCAGGAGTCAACGAAAACAGATCGCGATGGCTATCGAAATCTGTTCACTCGATTGCGACTCGCCCAGCGGTAA